The Chloroflexota bacterium genome contains a region encoding:
- the rnhA gene encoding ribonuclease HI gives MPFPHVTIYTDGACSGNPGPGGWGVLLRFGSREKELSGGAGDTTNNRMELTAALEALRALTKPCQIDFYTDSEYLKNGITRWLAGWKRKGWKTSAKKPVKNQDLWQALDEAVQGHQISWHWVRGHAGQRENERVDQLARNAIGSQK, from the coding sequence ATGCCCTTTCCTCACGTTACGATCTACACCGACGGCGCTTGTTCTGGTAATCCTGGCCCTGGGGGCTGGGGCGTGTTGCTGCGTTTTGGCAGTCGTGAAAAAGAACTCAGCGGCGGCGCTGGTGACACCACCAACAATCGCATGGAACTGACCGCTGCACTCGAAGCCTTACGCGCGCTCACCAAACCCTGTCAGATTGATTTTTATACCGATTCGGAATATCTCAAAAATGGCATTACCCGCTGGCTGGCTGGCTGGAAACGCAAGGGGTGGAAAACCAGCGCAAAAAAACCGGTCAAAAACCAGGATTTATGGCAGGCGCTCGATGAAGCCGTGCAGGGTCACCAAATTAGCTGGCATTGGGTGCGCGGGCATGCTGGTCAGCGTGAAAATGAGCGCGTCGACCAATTGGCGCGCAATGCAATCGGATCGCAAAAATGA
- a CDS encoding HAMP domain-containing protein has translation MSRRYLDSLTTRLMLTFVLVMLATLVAAGGLAYWFLRTQLKNETWREVAAQIGYLIITRPSPVIALIGGAILVVLAGSVLGGFTASRLTQPLSRLNEAALDISSGNLEKPVPIPESPYEISALATAFEVSRRNMRQAIEDLSRAKAWAETLIQSVVEGIVTIDEQGRITSFSDGAEQITAWQRSEVLAQSIDEIFKLPGSGTFTRQISAVGVMHQVGILNRYGQEITLAVTGARMRSPESAETQTALVLRNITDEEAAQQLRSYFLANISHEFRTPLAALNASVELLLEELHDLSRDEITELLESVHYSLIALQTLIDNLLESTSIEAGQFRIHSRPTQVKSVIGEAVRVMKPLLERRDQALRLQQPDHIPTIKADPTRLTQVLVNLLSNASKYSSMGDQIALRVELPAANMLRISVADQGPGVPTGDQGNLFRRFVRLDERGKAQYGVGLGLSVVKAIVEEHGGYVGLDERGGGGSIFWFEIPMDGELL, from the coding sequence ATGTCTCGCCGATATTTAGATAGCCTCACCACGCGCCTGATGCTGACATTTGTGCTTGTTATGCTCGCAACGCTGGTTGCAGCAGGTGGCCTGGCATACTGGTTCTTGCGTACCCAACTCAAAAACGAAACCTGGCGCGAAGTTGCCGCGCAAATCGGCTATCTCATCATCACCCGGCCAAGCCCGGTGATCGCGTTGATCGGGGGGGCAATTCTGGTTGTGCTGGCGGGTTCGGTTTTGGGTGGGTTCACCGCCAGCCGTCTGACCCAACCACTCAGCCGCCTGAACGAAGCTGCCCTCGATATTAGCTCTGGTAACCTCGAAAAACCAGTGCCTATTCCCGAAAGTCCCTATGAAATTTCAGCACTGGCAACCGCCTTTGAAGTCAGCCGCCGCAATATGCGCCAGGCTATCGAAGACCTTTCACGCGCCAAAGCCTGGGCCGAAACCCTCATCCAATCGGTGGTGGAGGGCATTGTCACCATTGACGAACAGGGGCGCATCACCTCGTTTAGCGATGGAGCCGAGCAAATCACCGCCTGGCAGCGCAGCGAAGTTTTGGCACAATCGATTGATGAAATTTTTAAACTGCCCGGCAGCGGCACATTCACCCGGCAAATTTCCGCTGTGGGGGTAATGCACCAGGTTGGCATTCTCAATCGCTACGGGCAAGAGATTACTTTGGCTGTCACAGGTGCGCGCATGCGCTCACCTGAATCTGCCGAAACGCAAACCGCTCTGGTGCTACGCAATATCACCGATGAAGAAGCTGCCCAACAACTGCGTTCCTATTTTCTGGCAAATATTTCGCATGAATTCCGCACACCACTGGCCGCGCTAAACGCCTCGGTAGAATTGCTGCTCGAAGAGCTTCACGATCTCTCGCGTGACGAAATCACTGAATTGCTGGAATCGGTGCATTACAGCCTGATAGCCTTGCAAACCCTGATCGACAATCTATTGGAGAGTACCAGCATCGAGGCTGGGCAATTCCGCATTCACAGCCGACCCACACAGGTTAAGTCCGTCATCGGCGAAGCCGTCCGTGTGATGAAACCCCTCCTCGAACGGCGCGATCAGGCGCTTCGGTTGCAACAGCCCGATCACATCCCCACTATAAAAGCGGATCCCACTCGCCTCACGCAAGTATTGGTCAACCTGCTTTCCAACGCCAGTAAATACAGCTCGATGGGCGATCAAATTGCGCTGCGTGTTGAACTGCCCGCGGCCAATATGTTGCGCATCAGCGTAGCCGATCAAGGGCCGGGTGTTCCAACTGGAGATCAGGGAAACTTGTTCCGCCGATTTGTGCGCCTGGATGAGCGCGGCAAAGCCCAATATGGCGTGGGGCTGGGGTTATCGGTTGTGAAGGCCATCGTGGAAGAGCACGGCGGTTACGTGGGCCTGGATGAACGCGGGGGCGGCGGGTCGATATTCTGGTTTGAAATTCCGATGGATGGAGAGTTGCTATGA
- a CDS encoding response regulator transcription factor: MKALVVDDDLALADVVSFTLRRGGYEVVAAHDGLTALERWESESPDIIVLDLNLPKLDGWEVCRRIRLQDNTPIIMLTVRGGEDDIVQGLKLGADDYIVKPFSPRQLLARVEAVLRRSSIAALTPGPLSAGSLTLDISRHQITRDDELLAKLTPLENRLLEVLMINQGQVLTAESLIDHVWGPGMADKAMLKQLIYRLRNKIEFDSSAPRCLETVPGVGYSLTEHC, encoded by the coding sequence ATGAAGGCTCTGGTTGTGGATGATGATTTGGCGCTGGCCGATGTGGTTTCGTTTACGCTGCGGCGCGGGGGGTATGAGGTGGTCGCAGCGCATGATGGTTTGACCGCCCTCGAACGCTGGGAGAGCGAATCGCCCGATATCATTGTTCTGGACCTGAACCTGCCCAAGCTCGATGGCTGGGAAGTTTGCCGCCGCATACGCTTACAAGACAACACCCCCATCATCATGCTCACCGTGCGCGGCGGTGAAGACGATATTGTGCAAGGCCTCAAACTGGGCGCCGATGATTATATTGTCAAACCGTTTAGCCCGCGGCAATTGCTGGCGCGTGTCGAGGCGGTGTTGCGCCGGTCGAGCATCGCGGCGCTCACCCCAGGGCCATTATCGGCTGGCAGTCTCACATTGGATATATCTCGCCATCAAATCACCCGCGATGATGAACTGCTCGCCAAACTTACCCCACTGGAAAACCGCCTGCTCGAAGTGCTGATGATAAACCAGGGTCAGGTGCTCACAGCCGAATCTCTAATTGATCACGTTTGGGGGCCAGGCATGGCCGATAAAGCCATGCTGAAACAATTGATCTACCGTTTGCGCAACAAAATCGAGTTTGATTCTTCTGCACCGCGCTGCCTGGAAACGGTGCCAGGCGTGGGATATTCGCTGACAGAGCATTGCTAG
- a CDS encoding pentapeptide repeat-containing protein, translated as MNTKLDILNRVRSLDNKTVLLAIEELRARGLLADGALSGATLCYAQLQDADLMSADLCSVDFHQAHLEYANLSGVNLHQAKLTRTNLHGANLDQANLSEADFYKTNLRRVRNLTDKQLAKAKRLWGSIMPDGEPYDGRYHLGGDLELAQWANVDIYDPEAMAKFYGVSVETYQAHNPSIEVA; from the coding sequence ATGAATACAAAGTTGGATATTCTCAATCGGGTACGCAGTCTGGATAATAAAACGGTATTGCTGGCTATCGAAGAACTCCGCGCCCGCGGCTTGTTAGCCGATGGCGCGCTGAGTGGCGCTACCCTGTGCTATGCGCAACTGCAAGATGCCGATTTGATGAGCGCAGATTTATGTTCGGTAGATTTTCATCAGGCTCATTTGGAGTATGCCAATTTAAGCGGGGTAAATTTACACCAGGCGAAGTTGACACGCACCAACCTGCATGGCGCCAACCTCGATCAGGCCAATTTGAGTGAGGCAGATTTCTATAAGACAAATTTGCGGCGAGTTCGCAATCTCACCGATAAACAATTGGCGAAGGCAAAACGCCTGTGGGGTTCCATTATGCCCGATGGCGAACCCTACGATGGGCGTTATCACCTCGGTGGCGATCTGGAACTGGCGCAATGGGCTAATGTAGATATTTACGACCCGGAAGCAATGGCGAAATTCTACGGTGTTTCGGTAGAAACCTATCAAGCTCACAACCCATCTATTGAAGTAGCCTAA